The following coding sequences are from one Mycobacterium bourgelatii window:
- a CDS encoding TetR/AcrR family transcriptional regulator: MSPANIESLRDRRRAELLSQIQHTAYKLFAERGFDAVTTEDIATAAGISISTYFRHAPTKEGLLVDPVRQAVTNMLDSFSATPADESAVEVLIQLFVTHAKDAGVLYELDDWQRAIVTAPHLLSNSSLVRDEDQRRFVELVAARMGVDAAVDIRPSLLVYISLATVKFVVGRWLTDEAMQDEPMDVQLERALRITLAGFG; encoded by the coding sequence ATGTCCCCAGCAAACATCGAATCGCTACGGGACCGGCGGCGTGCGGAGTTGCTTTCGCAGATTCAGCACACCGCGTACAAGTTATTCGCCGAGCGCGGATTCGACGCCGTGACTACCGAAGATATCGCTACGGCCGCGGGCATCTCGATTAGCACCTATTTCCGGCACGCGCCGACGAAAGAAGGTCTCCTGGTCGACCCCGTCCGGCAGGCCGTCACCAACATGCTCGACTCCTTCAGCGCCACACCGGCGGACGAATCGGCGGTCGAGGTGTTGATCCAACTCTTCGTCACCCACGCCAAAGATGCCGGTGTCCTCTACGAGCTCGACGACTGGCAGCGTGCCATCGTGACGGCGCCACACCTGTTGAGCAATTCGTCGTTGGTTCGCGATGAAGATCAGCGCAGGTTCGTCGAACTCGTCGCCGCGCGGATGGGCGTCGACGCGGCCGTCGACATACGTCCCTCGCTGCTGGTTTACATCAGCTTGGCCACGGTCAAGTTCGTCGTCGGCCGCTGGTTGACCGACGAGGCCATGCAGGACGAGCCGATGGACGTCCAGTTGGAAAGGGCGCTGCGGATTACTCTGGCTGGATTCGGCTGA
- the orn gene encoding oligoribonuclease yields MRDELVWIDCEMTGLDLGSDKLIEIAALVTDADLNILGDGVDVVIHAEDADLDSMIDVVAQMHTRSGLIDEVKASTVDMATAEAMVLDYINEHVKQPKTAPLAGNSIATDRSFIARDMPNLDAFLHYRMIDVSSIKELCRRWYPRIYFGQPAKGLAHRALADIHESIRELKYYRRTVFVPPPGPSTSEIAAVAEELQGGTADSDGIDSAAEHPNS; encoded by the coding sequence GTGCGTGACGAACTGGTGTGGATCGACTGCGAGATGACGGGGCTCGACCTGGGTTCGGACAAACTGATCGAGATCGCCGCCCTGGTCACCGACGCCGACCTCAACATTCTTGGCGACGGGGTGGACGTGGTGATTCACGCCGAGGACGCCGACCTGGATTCGATGATCGACGTCGTCGCCCAGATGCACACCCGGTCTGGGTTGATCGACGAGGTGAAGGCCTCGACCGTCGACATGGCCACCGCCGAGGCGATGGTGCTCGACTACATCAACGAGCACGTCAAACAGCCAAAGACGGCCCCGCTGGCGGGGAACTCGATCGCCACCGACCGCTCTTTCATCGCCCGCGACATGCCCAACCTGGATGCGTTTCTGCACTACCGGATGATCGACGTCAGCTCGATCAAGGAGCTTTGTCGCCGCTGGTACCCGCGGATCTACTTCGGACAGCCGGCTAAGGGGCTGGCGCACCGGGCGCTGGCCGACATCCACGAATCCATCCGCGAGTTGAAGTACTACCGGCGCACCGTTTTCGTGCCGCCCCCTGGGCCGTCTACCAGCGAGATTGCAGCGGTTGCCGAGGAACTTCAGGGCGGCACGGCTGACTCGGACGGTATTGATTCGGCCGCCGAGCATCCGAACAGCTAG
- a CDS encoding SACE_7040 family transcriptional regulator, which produces MAASSLPDEPPGQPEAPNRRSQLKSDRRLQLLSAAERLFAERGFLAVRLEDIGAAAGVSGPAIYRHFPNKESLLVELLVGISARLLAGARNVKSRSSDAAAALDGLIEFHLDFALGEPDLIRIQDRDLAHLPAQAERQVRKAQRQYVEVWVSVLREVHPDLAEADARLMAHAVFGLLNSTPHSMKSAESKPARAVRSRAVMKAMTVAALAVSPP; this is translated from the coding sequence ATGGCAGCGTCCTCCCTACCGGACGAACCGCCGGGGCAGCCCGAGGCGCCAAATCGTCGCAGCCAGTTAAAGTCCGATCGGCGCTTGCAACTGCTGTCGGCTGCCGAGCGGTTGTTCGCCGAGCGCGGCTTCTTGGCGGTACGCCTGGAGGACATCGGTGCGGCCGCCGGAGTCAGCGGCCCGGCCATCTACCGGCACTTCCCCAACAAGGAGTCGCTGCTGGTCGAATTGCTGGTCGGGATCAGCGCCCGCCTGCTCGCCGGAGCCCGCAACGTCAAGAGCCGCAGTTCCGACGCCGCCGCGGCGCTGGACGGGTTGATTGAGTTTCATCTCGACTTTGCGTTGGGCGAGCCGGACCTCATTCGGATCCAGGATCGAGATCTTGCTCACTTGCCCGCACAAGCGGAGCGACAGGTCCGCAAGGCGCAGCGCCAGTACGTGGAGGTGTGGGTCAGCGTGCTCCGCGAGGTGCATCCCGATCTGGCCGAGGCCGATGCCCGGTTGATGGCACACGCGGTGTTTGGCCTCCTGAACTCCACCCCGCACAGCATGAAATCGGCGGAATCCAAGCCGGCTCGCGCCGTCCGTTCCCGAGCCGTCATGAAGGCGATGACCGTCGCCGCGCTTGCGGTCAGCCCACCGTAG
- a CDS encoding CoA transferase subunit A, with amino-acid sequence MDKVVATAAEAVADITDGSSLAVGGFGLCGIPEALIAAVADLGVTDLETVSNNCGVDDIGLGVLLLHKRIRRTVSSYVGENKEFARQFLSGELEVELTPQGTLAERLRAGGMGIPAFYTPAGVGTQIADGGLPWRYDASGEVAVVSPPKETREFDGVTYVLERAIRTDFALVHAWKGDRHGNLVYRYAAGNFNAECAAAGRITIAEVEHLVEPGEIDPATVHTPGIFVQRVVHVPNPTKHIEKETVRS; translated from the coding sequence ATGGACAAGGTAGTGGCTACTGCGGCGGAGGCGGTTGCCGACATCACCGACGGGTCGTCCCTGGCGGTGGGGGGATTCGGGCTGTGCGGCATTCCTGAAGCGTTGATCGCTGCGGTGGCCGACCTTGGGGTCACCGACCTGGAGACGGTGTCGAACAACTGCGGTGTCGACGACATCGGTCTGGGAGTGTTGTTGCTGCACAAGCGCATTCGCCGGACGGTGTCCTCCTACGTGGGGGAGAACAAGGAGTTCGCGCGGCAGTTCCTGTCGGGCGAGCTCGAGGTGGAGCTGACGCCGCAGGGCACGCTGGCAGAGCGCCTTCGCGCCGGTGGCATGGGCATACCCGCGTTCTACACCCCGGCCGGAGTGGGGACTCAGATCGCCGATGGCGGACTGCCGTGGCGCTATGACGCCTCGGGAGAAGTTGCGGTGGTATCGCCGCCTAAGGAGACGCGCGAGTTCGACGGCGTCACCTATGTTCTGGAGCGAGCGATCCGTACCGACTTCGCGCTCGTGCACGCCTGGAAGGGCGACCGGCATGGCAACCTGGTGTACCGCTACGCCGCCGGCAACTTCAACGCGGAGTGTGCCGCCGCGGGGCGAATCACCATCGCCGAGGTCGAACATCTCGTCGAGCCCGGGGAGATCGACCCCGCGACGGTGCACACGCCCGGCATCTTCGTGCAACGGGTCGTCCATGTGCCAAATCCCACCAAGCACATCGAGAAGGAAACCGTGCGCTCATGA
- a CDS encoding MlaE family ABC transporter permease produces the protein MAVSAYRPLAQVTDPLVRLAHRSAVPLRRLGHMLVFFLRALAGVPLALRQYRGEFLRLLSNITWGNGSIVVGGGTAGVAVVLGMTVGALVGIEGYNFLDLLGLGPATGFVSSLVNTRELAPLMASLAFSMQAGCRFTAQLGSMRIAEEIDAMESIAIRPIPYLVTTRLIASVAAIVPLYTACLAIGYLTTQLVVQFSSGGSTGSYLHYFSLMLAGKDIVYSMIKAVVFVWIASTIQCYYGYYASGGPEGVGVAAGHGMRASITVVIMVNMLLTMALWGVDAGARFGG, from the coding sequence GTGGCGGTATCTGCTTACCGACCGCTGGCGCAGGTCACCGACCCGCTGGTCCGGCTCGCGCACCGGAGCGCGGTACCACTGCGCCGGCTCGGGCACATGCTCGTCTTCTTCCTTCGCGCGCTGGCCGGCGTGCCGCTGGCACTGCGCCAATACCGCGGCGAATTCCTGCGACTCCTGTCGAACATCACCTGGGGCAACGGTTCGATCGTGGTGGGCGGCGGCACGGCCGGCGTGGCCGTCGTGCTCGGGATGACGGTCGGCGCGCTCGTCGGCATCGAAGGCTACAACTTCCTTGATCTGCTCGGCCTCGGACCGGCCACCGGGTTCGTCTCCTCGCTCGTCAACACCCGCGAGTTGGCGCCGCTCATGGCCTCGTTGGCGTTTTCCATGCAGGCCGGCTGCCGGTTCACCGCGCAACTGGGCTCGATGCGGATCGCCGAAGAGATCGATGCCATGGAATCCATTGCCATTCGCCCCATTCCGTACCTCGTGACGACTCGGCTGATCGCCTCGGTGGCCGCGATCGTCCCGCTGTACACCGCATGCCTGGCGATTGGTTATCTGACAACCCAACTGGTGGTGCAATTCAGCAGCGGCGGCTCCACCGGCTCCTACCTGCACTACTTCTCGCTGATGCTGGCCGGTAAGGACATCGTCTATTCGATGATCAAAGCCGTTGTGTTCGTGTGGATCGCCTCGACGATCCAGTGCTACTACGGCTACTACGCGAGCGGCGGACCGGAGGGCGTGGGTGTCGCCGCGGGACATGGCATGAGGGCCAGCATCACCGTGGTGATCATGGTCAATATGCTGCTCACCATGGCGCTGTGGGGAGTCGACGCCGGCGCAAGGTTCGGTGGGTAG
- a CDS encoding AMP-binding protein translates to MAATEAAGRDPLSYDRGESTPPLLETTIGVNLAATVDKWPQHDALVDVRAGRRWTYAEFLTDVRRLATGLTRAGIGEGDRVGIWAPNRWEWVLVQFATAEIGAILVTINPAYRARELSYALTQSGVAMVIAAPGFRDADYSAMLAEVAPTCPDLRDVVLLESDRWDELAGADPDPEMLRKISATLDNAGPVNIQYTSGTTGFPKGVTLSHRNILNNGYLVGELLGYTADDRICIPVPFYHCFGMVMGNLAATSHGACMVIPGPGFEPAATLQAVQAERCTSLYGVPTMFIAELGLPDFDEYDLSSLRTGIMAGAPCPVEVMRKVIDRMHMPGISICYGMTETSPVSTQTRSDDSLERRVSTVGRVGPHLEIKVADPMTGQTVPPGVAGEFCTRGYSVMRGYWNDPEKTAEVVDADGWMHTGDLAEMDAAGYVKITGRIKDIVMRGGENISPREIEEFLYTHPDIVDGQVIGVPDEKYGEELMAVVKLREGAQELTAERLREFCMGRIARFKIPRYVWIVDEFPMTVTGKVRKVELRQGAIEYLRGRE, encoded by the coding sequence GTGGCAGCCACCGAGGCCGCAGGCCGCGATCCGCTGTCCTATGACCGCGGCGAGAGCACGCCCCCCTTGCTCGAGACGACCATTGGCGTCAATCTCGCAGCGACAGTTGACAAGTGGCCGCAGCATGACGCGCTGGTCGATGTCCGTGCGGGGCGCCGGTGGACCTACGCGGAATTCCTGACCGACGTGCGCCGGTTGGCGACGGGGTTGACGCGCGCCGGCATCGGGGAGGGCGACCGGGTTGGCATCTGGGCGCCGAACAGGTGGGAGTGGGTGCTCGTTCAGTTTGCGACGGCAGAGATCGGCGCCATCCTGGTGACCATCAATCCCGCCTACCGTGCCCGCGAATTGTCCTATGCACTAACGCAATCTGGGGTGGCGATGGTGATAGCCGCCCCGGGTTTCCGGGATGCGGACTACTCGGCGATGCTGGCCGAGGTGGCGCCCACGTGCCCCGATCTGCGCGACGTTGTGCTGCTGGAGAGCGACCGCTGGGACGAGCTGGCCGGCGCGGATCCCGACCCGGAGATGCTGAGGAAAATTTCGGCGACGCTGGACAACGCCGGCCCGGTGAACATCCAATACACTTCCGGCACAACGGGATTCCCGAAGGGCGTCACGCTGAGCCACCGCAACATCCTGAACAATGGCTATCTGGTGGGAGAACTGCTCGGCTATACCGCCGATGATCGGATCTGCATTCCGGTGCCGTTTTATCACTGCTTCGGGATGGTCATGGGCAATCTTGCGGCCACCAGTCACGGCGCCTGCATGGTGATTCCCGGGCCCGGTTTCGAACCCGCCGCCACCTTGCAGGCGGTGCAGGCCGAGCGCTGCACCAGCCTGTACGGCGTGCCGACGATGTTCATCGCCGAACTCGGTCTGCCCGATTTCGACGAATACGACCTCAGCAGTCTGCGCACCGGGATCATGGCGGGCGCGCCCTGTCCGGTCGAGGTGATGCGCAAGGTCATCGACCGCATGCACATGCCGGGCATCTCAATTTGCTACGGCATGACCGAGACATCCCCCGTCAGCACCCAGACGCGCAGCGACGATTCGCTGGAGCGGCGCGTCAGCACCGTTGGCCGGGTGGGACCGCATCTCGAGATCAAGGTGGCGGACCCGATGACGGGCCAGACCGTGCCCCCCGGCGTCGCCGGCGAATTCTGCACCCGGGGCTATTCGGTGATGCGTGGCTACTGGAACGACCCGGAGAAGACCGCCGAGGTGGTCGACGCCGACGGCTGGATGCACACCGGTGACCTGGCGGAGATGGACGCGGCCGGGTACGTCAAGATCACCGGGCGCATCAAAGACATCGTCATGCGCGGCGGCGAGAACATCTCCCCGCGCGAGATCGAGGAGTTCCTGTACACCCACCCCGACATCGTCGACGGTCAGGTCATCGGGGTTCCCGACGAGAAGTACGGCGAGGAACTGATGGCGGTGGTCAAGTTGCGGGAGGGTGCGCAGGAACTGACCGCGGAGCGCCTGCGCGAGTTCTGCATGGGCCGCATCGCCAGGTTCAAGATCCCGCGTTACGTGTGGATCGTGGACGAGTTTCCAATGACGGTCACCGGAAAGGTGCGCAAGGTGGAACTGCGGCAGGGTGCGATCGAGTACCTGCGCGGTCGAGAGTGA
- a CDS encoding MlaE family ABC transporter permease, whose amino-acid sequence MTAQQEANPPTPSRDDGAGDGLAAIQDWSAGYVRRHPLASLTTVGEQFVLGVRTIQYFFFDLFTGRFQWYEFIRQGAFMAGTAVLPTILVSLPIGVTLSIQFALLAGQVGATSLAGAASGLAVIRQGASLVAAILMASAVGSAITADLGSRTMREETDAMEVMGVSVIRRLVVPRFAAAIMIGVALTGVVCFVGFFASYMFNVYFQDGAPGSFVSTFASFATTGDMILALLKAVIFGAIVAVVSAQKGLSTKGGPTGVANSVNAAVVESILVLMIVNVAISQLYVMLSPRTGL is encoded by the coding sequence GTGACCGCTCAGCAGGAAGCAAACCCGCCCACCCCAAGCCGAGATGACGGCGCGGGTGACGGTCTCGCGGCTATTCAGGATTGGTCAGCCGGATATGTCCGACGGCATCCACTGGCCTCACTGACTACGGTGGGCGAACAGTTCGTCCTCGGCGTGCGCACCATCCAATACTTCTTTTTCGATCTCTTCACCGGCCGATTCCAGTGGTACGAGTTCATTCGCCAAGGCGCCTTCATGGCCGGGACGGCGGTGTTGCCGACAATCCTGGTCTCGTTGCCCATCGGTGTCACCCTGTCGATCCAGTTCGCGTTGCTCGCCGGTCAGGTCGGCGCCACCTCACTGGCCGGCGCGGCCAGTGGACTCGCCGTCATTCGCCAGGGCGCTTCGCTGGTAGCCGCCATCCTGATGGCGTCGGCCGTCGGTTCTGCCATCACCGCCGACCTGGGTTCGCGAACCATGCGCGAGGAAACCGACGCGATGGAAGTGATGGGCGTATCGGTGATCCGCCGCCTGGTGGTACCGCGTTTCGCCGCAGCGATCATGATCGGCGTCGCGCTCACCGGCGTGGTGTGCTTCGTCGGCTTTTTCGCCAGCTACATGTTCAACGTGTACTTCCAAGACGGCGCGCCCGGCAGCTTCGTCTCGACGTTCGCGTCGTTCGCGACGACCGGCGACATGATTCTGGCGCTGTTGAAGGCGGTCATATTCGGCGCGATCGTGGCCGTGGTGTCGGCCCAGAAGGGCCTGTCCACCAAGGGCGGGCCCACGGGTGTCGCGAATTCGGTGAACGCCGCCGTCGTTGAATCGATCCTGGTGCTGATGATCGTCAACGTGGCCATCAGCCAGCTCTACGTCATGCTCTCGCCCAGAACGGGGCTCTAG
- a CDS encoding YegP family protein — MAAKFEIFNDARGEFRFRLKAANGEVIASSEGYKSKAAAQNGIESVRNNAPAATLVDQTKG; from the coding sequence ATGGCTGCCAAGTTTGAGATCTTCAACGACGCACGCGGCGAATTCCGGTTTCGACTGAAGGCAGCCAACGGCGAAGTCATTGCCAGCAGCGAGGGATACAAGTCGAAGGCCGCGGCTCAGAACGGCATCGAGTCCGTTCGGAACAACGCGCCCGCCGCGACGCTGGTTGATCAGACAAAAGGCTGA
- a CDS encoding MFS transporter: MWDAGQTGLSAITATFVFSVYLTTSVGEGTPLGATPVSWLARSAAAAGITIALLAPLLGVLVESPHRRRVALALLTTTSVVLTCSMALIRDAPGYFFVGLVLLAATSASGDLASVPYNAMLRQLSTPETTGRVSGLGWAAGYSGSALMLIWVYFGFMKGSGDTRGLLHLPANDGWNVRGAVLMAACWLAVMALPLLLVAHRLPGAEVKVPPPTNVFSAYRKLWADITAEWHRDRNLVYFLLASALFRDGLAAIFGLGMVLGVKVYGVAQADVLIFGVAALVVAALGAVVGGLADHRVGSKPVIVFSLTAILAAGLAMLALSGPLTFWVCGLSLCLFIGPSQSASRALLLRMAQHGKEGVAFGLYTMTGKAVSFLAPWLFSVFVDLFKADRAGLGGIILVLLAGLLIMLTVRVPPVQRLIVQ; the protein is encoded by the coding sequence ATGTGGGATGCCGGTCAGACCGGTCTGAGCGCGATCACGGCAACCTTCGTCTTCTCCGTGTACCTGACCACCAGTGTCGGAGAGGGCACCCCTCTTGGCGCGACACCGGTGAGCTGGCTGGCGCGCAGCGCAGCGGCCGCGGGCATCACGATCGCGCTCCTGGCACCGCTACTCGGCGTGTTGGTCGAGTCACCGCACCGGCGCCGGGTGGCTTTGGCACTACTGACCACCACGTCGGTGGTGCTGACCTGCTCGATGGCACTGATCCGTGACGCACCCGGTTACTTTTTCGTCGGGCTGGTGCTGTTGGCTGCGACTTCGGCGAGCGGCGACCTGGCCAGCGTGCCCTACAACGCGATGCTGCGTCAGTTGTCGACGCCGGAGACCACCGGCAGAGTATCCGGCTTGGGCTGGGCCGCGGGCTATTCGGGCAGCGCCCTGATGCTCATCTGGGTCTACTTCGGGTTCATGAAGGGATCCGGTGACACCCGCGGGCTGTTGCATCTGCCCGCCAACGACGGATGGAACGTACGTGGCGCGGTGCTGATGGCGGCCTGCTGGCTGGCAGTGATGGCGCTGCCGTTGCTGTTGGTTGCGCACCGACTGCCCGGCGCCGAGGTGAAGGTTCCGCCGCCGACCAACGTGTTCAGCGCGTATCGCAAGCTGTGGGCCGACATCACCGCCGAGTGGCACCGCGACCGCAACCTGGTGTATTTCCTGCTGGCGAGCGCGCTGTTCCGGGACGGGCTGGCCGCAATCTTCGGCCTCGGGATGGTGCTGGGCGTAAAGGTGTACGGCGTCGCCCAAGCCGACGTGCTGATCTTCGGGGTAGCCGCTCTGGTGGTGGCCGCACTGGGCGCGGTGGTCGGTGGCCTTGCCGATCACCGCGTGGGATCCAAACCGGTCATCGTCTTTTCCTTGACCGCCATTCTCGCTGCCGGACTGGCCATGCTGGCCCTGTCGGGCCCACTGACCTTCTGGGTGTGCGGACTATCGCTGTGCCTGTTCATCGGACCGTCGCAGTCCGCGTCGCGTGCCCTGTTGCTGCGCATGGCCCAGCACGGCAAGGAGGGGGTGGCGTTCGGCCTGTACACGATGACGGGCAAGGCGGTGTCGTTCCTGGCACCGTGGCTGTTCTCGGTTTTCGTCGACCTGTTCAAAGCCGATCGTGCCGGTTTGGGCGGCATCATCCTGGTACTGCTTGCGGGACTGCTGATAATGCTGACCGTGCGGGTGCCTCCCGTGCAGCGCCTGATCGTTCAGTAA
- a CDS encoding helicase HerA-like domain-containing protein has translation MTDESELTPAKRISAGYAVEGQALELGTVVVDGQVDPTAQIRIPLATVNRHGLVAGATGTGKTKTLQLIAEQLSAAGVPVFMADVKGDLSGLSRPGEGNDKTAARVNDTGDNWQPTGFPVEFLSLGTKGIGVPVRATVAGFGPVLLSKVLGLNATQESTLGLIFHWAEARNRRLVTLNDLRTVIGHLTSDEGKADLKSLGGVSSTTAGVILRALVNLEGEGGDTFFGEPKLDSNDLLRQDGQGRGIISLLEFSGQSLRPVIFSTFLMWLLAELFKELPEVGDVDKPKLVFFFDEAHLLFADASKAFLEQVEQTVKLIRSKGVGVFFCTQLPTDLPNDVLSQLGARIQHALRAFTPDDQAALSKTVRTYPKTDVYDLESALTSLGIGEAVVTVLSERGAPTPVAWTRMRVPRSLMAAIGTDAVAEAAKQSSLQAKYGRTVEQQPEPTEVVDRAPAPPGGGYPPLPANTDIPPMPAPFEPSSSRQKEPAVWEEVLDHPAVKGGINTVLREVVRNLMGRGGSRSRRRRK, from the coding sequence ATGACCGATGAATCTGAGTTGACCCCCGCAAAGCGGATTTCGGCCGGCTACGCCGTCGAAGGTCAAGCCCTCGAACTGGGCACCGTCGTGGTCGACGGCCAGGTCGACCCGACCGCCCAGATCCGCATTCCGCTGGCCACCGTCAACCGGCACGGGCTGGTGGCCGGAGCCACCGGGACCGGTAAGACTAAGACGCTGCAGTTGATCGCCGAGCAACTGAGCGCGGCGGGGGTCCCGGTCTTCATGGCCGACGTGAAAGGTGACCTGTCCGGCCTGTCCCGTCCCGGGGAGGGCAACGACAAGACGGCCGCGCGCGTCAATGACACCGGGGACAACTGGCAGCCGACCGGATTCCCCGTCGAGTTCCTGTCGCTGGGCACCAAGGGAATCGGCGTACCGGTGCGTGCGACCGTCGCCGGCTTTGGCCCGGTGTTGCTGTCAAAGGTGTTAGGGCTCAACGCCACTCAAGAATCGACATTGGGCCTGATCTTCCATTGGGCGGAAGCCAGGAATCGTCGGCTGGTGACCCTGAACGACCTGCGGACCGTCATCGGCCACCTGACCAGCGACGAGGGCAAGGCCGACCTGAAATCCCTTGGTGGAGTGTCGTCCACGACGGCGGGCGTCATCCTGCGGGCGCTGGTGAACCTCGAGGGCGAGGGCGGCGACACGTTTTTCGGCGAGCCGAAACTGGACTCGAACGACCTGCTGCGCCAAGACGGTCAGGGGCGCGGCATCATCTCACTCCTCGAGTTCAGCGGTCAGTCGCTGCGCCCGGTCATCTTCTCGACCTTCCTCATGTGGTTGCTCGCCGAGCTTTTCAAGGAGTTGCCCGAGGTCGGCGATGTGGACAAGCCCAAGCTGGTGTTCTTCTTCGACGAGGCGCACCTGTTGTTCGCCGACGCGTCGAAGGCGTTTCTGGAACAGGTCGAGCAGACCGTCAAGCTGATCCGATCCAAAGGCGTCGGCGTGTTCTTCTGCACGCAGTTGCCGACGGACCTACCGAACGACGTGCTGTCCCAGCTGGGCGCGCGCATCCAGCACGCGCTGCGGGCGTTCACCCCCGACGACCAGGCGGCGCTGAGTAAGACCGTTCGCACCTACCCGAAAACCGATGTCTACGACCTGGAATCCGCGCTGACGTCGCTGGGTATCGGTGAGGCGGTGGTCACCGTGCTCTCCGAAAGGGGTGCGCCCACGCCGGTCGCCTGGACGCGCATGCGGGTGCCCCGGTCGCTGATGGCGGCCATCGGAACCGACGCGGTTGCTGAGGCGGCCAAGCAAAGTTCGTTGCAGGCCAAGTACGGACGGACGGTGGAGCAGCAGCCTGAGCCGACCGAAGTGGTCGATCGCGCTCCCGCGCCCCCTGGTGGCGGGTATCCGCCGCTGCCGGCGAACACCGACATACCGCCCATGCCTGCGCCTTTCGAGCCGTCGTCGTCGCGGCAGAAGGAGCCCGCCGTGTGGGAGGAAGTACTGGACCACCCAGCGGTGAAGGGCGGCATCAACACCGTGCTGCGCGAGGTCGTCCGCAACCTGATGGGCCGCGGGGGCTCACGCTCACGCCGTCGTCGGAAGTGA
- the cmrA gene encoding mycolate reductase (Catalyzes the final step in mycolic acid biosynthesis.), translating into MPIPAPSPDARAVVTGASQNIGEALATELAARGHSLIITARREDLLTKLAARLVDKYRVAVDVRPADLADPTERGKLADELASRPISILCANAGTATFGAVADLDPAGEKAQVQLNVLGVHDLTLAVLPGMVRRKAGGILISGSAAGNSPIPYNATYAASKAFANTFSESLRGELRKHGVHVTLLAPGPVRTDLPEGDERSLVEKLVPDFLWISTEHTAQVSLDALERNKMRVVPGLTSKAMSVASGYAPRAIVAPIVGAFYKKLGGS; encoded by the coding sequence ATGCCGATACCCGCGCCCAGCCCCGACGCACGTGCCGTTGTCACCGGAGCCTCGCAGAACATCGGCGAAGCGCTGGCGACCGAACTCGCCGCGCGGGGGCACAGCCTGATCATCACCGCTCGACGCGAAGACCTGCTCACCAAGCTCGCGGCCCGTCTGGTCGACAAGTATCGGGTCGCCGTCGACGTGCGCCCGGCTGACCTGGCCGACCCCACCGAGCGCGGCAAACTCGCCGATGAACTCGCCAGCCGGCCGATTTCGATTCTGTGCGCCAACGCGGGTACGGCGACGTTCGGCGCGGTCGCCGACCTCGACCCGGCCGGCGAAAAGGCCCAAGTCCAATTGAATGTCCTTGGCGTGCATGACCTTACGTTGGCGGTGCTGCCGGGAATGGTGAGAAGGAAAGCCGGCGGGATCCTGATTTCCGGTTCCGCAGCGGGCAATTCGCCCATCCCCTACAACGCCACCTACGCCGCCAGCAAGGCTTTCGCCAACACCTTCAGCGAATCGCTGCGCGGCGAGCTGCGCAAGCACGGAGTGCACGTCACGCTGCTGGCGCCGGGGCCGGTGCGCACCGATCTACCCGAGGGCGACGAAAGGTCGCTGGTCGAGAAACTGGTGCCCGATTTCCTGTGGATTTCGACCGAGCACACCGCCCAGGTGTCGCTGGATGCCTTGGAGCGCAACAAGATGCGGGTGGTCCCGGGATTGACGTCGAAGGCGATGTCGGTGGCGAGCGGCTACGCTCCCCGCGCCATCGTGGCGCCGATCGTGGGAGCGTTCTACAAGAAGCTGGGCGGCAGCTGA